GGTGGCAGCAGTGCGTAGGCGTAACTGAACGGACCAATCAGCGCCGGTCCCGCCCACTGTTTAGGTCACGAGGCCGTTACGCAAGCTGGTCGGGTCTCTCACCATTGGCTGCTCGCTTGGTAGGCCACGCCCTCCCGGCTAAGGAAAGGGTCGAGGTTCAGGTGCGGAAAGCGACGTGACCTTGCAGCGAGGCGCCGAAACCGCGACTCACCGACCGGCGCAGGACATGGCGACCCCCCCACTCAACCCCCTGCCCAAGGCGGCGCTCAGCTCCGGCTTCCGACTCGGGAGAGGTGGGTCCCTCTCCAGCGGCGCAGACGGGATCGGGTACGGTGACGTGTGTCGGGAAAAGGAACGTGACGTGTGACGTCACGACGATGAATAACGAGATTAGGACCCGTTCATATGACTGACCTGCAGGGGACTAGATTAGGGacctgtgtgttggtgtgtgtgtgtgtgtgtgtgtgtgtgtgtgtgtgtgtgtgtgtgtttgtatgttgaAACTgactgtcgttgtgaaacactgcagtgcagcacacggagaaatgtgtcctctgtatttaaccatcacccttggtgacagtgggcacccgggcgcccggggagcagcgtgtggggacgggaccttcatcaaggggacctcagtggcacctcggcgcttcagggttcgaacccacaaccttctgattacagggccactttcttaacctcTAGGACACCGCTGTttgtaatgctgtgtgtgtgtgtcctgtgtttgtatgagtctgtgtgtgtgtgtgtgtgtccagtcctGCGCTGCAGTGTGTATTAACTCCAGAATGTGGATCTTTATGCTCCAGACCAGCTGATCACCATCGTTCCCGTTGCAGTGGCCGCCGTGGTCGGCACCTACCTGGCCAGCAGGTACTTGTGTGGGCGGAGCCGCCCTAAAAGCCAGGTCAACCCCACCATCAACAAGGACAGTCCCAAGGTGGTGCACAGCTTCGACATGGAGGACATCGGCTCCAAGGCCGTGTACTGCCGCTGCTGGCGCTCCAAGAAGGTAcgagctggtggaggtgtggatgtgtggtggtggtgaacGTGTGGTTGATGGGAGGTGAGGTGTGGTAAATGTGTGGTGGAGGTGAGGTGTAGTGTGGTTGATGGGAGGTGAGGTGTGGTAAATGTGTGGTGGAGGTGAGGTGTAGTGTGGTGGATGGgaggtgaggtgtggtggaGGTGAGGTGTGGTGTGGTTGATGGGAGGTGAGGTGTGGTAAATGTGTGGTGGAGGTGAGGTGTGGTGTGATTGATGGGAGGTGAGGTGTGGTAAATGTGTGGTGGAGGTGAGGTGTGGTGAGGTGTGGTTTGGTGTCTTTTCTGGACAACCGAGACCTTCTTGTTCTTCCAGTTCCCTTACTGTGACGGCGCCCACACCAAACACAACGAGGAGACCGGAGACAACGTTGGACCACTCATCATCAAGAAGAGGGACGTGTAACACCTCTGTGCCattactgtttgtgtgtgtgtgtgtgtgtgtgtgtgtttacatctgTCTTTACTCACAAAGGTGTTTAACCAAGAAGTCCTAAATAAATCTGAATGTCAAATCTTCTCTCACTGTGTTTGAtcaggaggtcagaggtcaggattATACTCCTCCCTGTTTGTCTTGCCATGGTCACAGTAACCTTGGTTTCTCTTCACAACGCACCTCAGAACTACGTTCTTCACATGTACGATTCTCATGGTTGATGGAGCAGTAGTGTAACGTTcgccatcttcatcatcttcatctccaAATGTACATGAACGGAACGTGTTTGTGTAGGATCCTGGTCCCAACCTGACTTGGTTGTGGCTTGGAAGTGTGTGGATCAGGGAGACAGCAGGGTGTCTCCACCCGGATGGAGGAGGATCTTGAAGCTCTTGATGTTTTTGTTCCCGCCAGCAATACGAAACATGAATATTAGTATTAATTTAGCAGAACTTAGTAGAACTGGGCCGGCTGCAGCGAACTTGTTCTACTGGGTTGTTCCACCAGAGGGCAGAACCTCACGGACCTGCGTTCTGTCACATTTTCCAGTGATGTTTGTATCTCATATACACGCACGTTTCTGTTTATTACCGTAATtctaaattaatgtaattattatgtaatataataaactACGTACTATATATACTAAACCCGTTTTAGAAATGACGTTctgattaaatattcatataaatattcaAGTAAACATGCAAACTAATTACAAGTCACAAAAGCAGATTAATCAGAAGCAAAAAAGCGGGGAACAGGAGGAACGTTCATGCCGCGTTCCTCCTCTTTCACTGGCGTCTTTCAACTGGGGCTTTATGCTCCCCTGCAGAGAGGAGGGTCATGTGTCTGGGGCGCCGGGCGAGACCATGTGACGTTaatccatctctctccctcacacacacacacacacactcacacacactcccgctCAGCCACCCAGCGGAAAGAGAGACAGCAGGTTCCTGCTGAACCACGTTCCTGTCTACCTTCTACACGGTGTTCTATACGGTGTTATGTAACGTTCTGGAGGCCAAACGTACAGAATTCTGTTGAAATATGGCGAGCTTGAATGGGAAATAAAACATATTGACCCCTGAGAGCCACCAGGAACCCGTGTCACTGTTCAGGGACCAGAGCAGCAGGTGCGTCCAGATAGGAAAGTTATTGGAGTAAAAGAGCTGGACGCAGcgtccccacccccctccccggGGACGGGGACTGGAATGGAGGTGGCGGGGGAGGGGCTCTGCTGGCCTGACGGTGTCACTTCCCTCCACTTTGGCCTGGCCGCCTGCCAGAGAGACACGGCGGCCAGCGGCAAGATCCGGAGTGGAGTCCGGCCACCGTGGACCGACACCAACGTCATTACATCTACAACTCAACACGAAAAAAAGGGGACTTTCCACCAGCAGCGTTCCGTCTTTCTATCTGCGTGACGAAGTACTAGATGCAGCCGAGAGAGTCTGGACACAGAAGATGCGAAAAGGCCACCAGGTTCCAGGTTCTGGGCTCCTCTAACCTGTTGGTCATCATGGCTCCAGGTTCCAGGTTTGTCTCTCCTctgctggtcatctcggctccaggcTCCAGGTTCCTCACTCCTGCTGGTCAGCAGGGTTCCAAGTGTCAGGTTCCTCTGTCCTGATGATCAGCACTGTTCCAGGTTCCTCTCTCCTGATGGTCATTACAGCTCCAGGTTCTACTTTCCTGCTGGTCATCACAGCACCATCTTCCAGGTTCCTCTCTCCTGCCGATCACCTCGGCTCCaggctccaggttctaggttcctCTCTCCTGCCGATCACctcggctccaggttctaggttcctTTCTCCTGCTGGTCATCTCGGTTCCAGGTTCTTCTCTACCactggtcatctcggctccaggttctaggttcttctctcctgctggtcatctcggctccagtTTCTATGGTTCCTCTCTCCCGGTGGTCATCTcagctccaggttctaggttcctctctcctgctggtcatatcggctccaggttctaggttcctCTCTCCTGCTGGTCATCTCGGTTCCAGGTTATAGGTTCTTTTCTCctgctggtcatctcggctccaggttctaggttccaggttctaggttctcc
This DNA window, taken from Denticeps clupeoides unplaced genomic scaffold, fDenClu1.1, whole genome shotgun sequence, encodes the following:
- the LOC114776776 gene encoding CDGSH iron-sulfur domain-containing protein 1-like isoform X2, with product MATPPLNPLPKAALSSGFRLGRVAAVVGTYLASRYLCGRSRPKSQVNPTINKDSPKVVHSFDMEDIGSKAVYCRCWRSKKFPYCDGAHTKHNEETGDNVGPLIIKKRDV
- the LOC114776776 gene encoding CDGSH iron-sulfur domain-containing protein 1-like isoform X1 codes for the protein MATPPLNPLPKAALSSGFRLGRDQLITIVPVAVAAVVGTYLASRYLCGRSRPKSQVNPTINKDSPKVVHSFDMEDIGSKAVYCRCWRSKKFPYCDGAHTKHNEETGDNVGPLIIKKRDV